Proteins found in one Acanthopagrus latus isolate v.2019 chromosome 3, fAcaLat1.1, whole genome shotgun sequence genomic segment:
- the rbm48 gene encoding RNA-binding protein 48 produces MAAPFRKSSGCWDVPEIYKHHEQRRVCISRPKYREGRNAKAVKVYTINLESRYLMVQGVPAIGVMTELIQLCALYGAVEEYRPLDEYPAEEFTEVYLVKFQKLTSARAAKRRMDEKSFYGGVLHVCYVPEYETVEDTRLKLQDRRRYVIRTVHNKAREKEKEQKEAVNEEPASSDTATTSQTTATRHHKTSRSDDTGETSNNSHFWSFPLLPLPPQEYHYHRHTNQHGTRPTEDKMGTLHNAIIDINQQPLQGSSSSQTSSHKDRDTEHRLASNQPPAVRFVPRTTHLESRKRKMAEAAEPSLTDVPRSNEPLIGPKLPEPAQLDMEDVSLNTTVSLIRNTMKQVESVPNIKPVAKKVKLRRRI; encoded by the exons ATGGCGGCCCCTTTCAGGAAGAGTTCAGGCTGTTGGGATGTCCCAGAGATTTATAAACACCACGAACAACGGAGAGTGTGCATTTCTCGACCAAAGTATAGAGAGGGAAGGAATGCTAAAGCTGTTAAG GTTTACACCATCAACTTAGAGTCTCGTTACCTGATGGTCCAAGGGGTCCCAGCTATCGGAGTGATGACAGAGCTGATCCAGCTGTGTGCCCTGTACGGAGCTGTGGAGGAATACAGGCCGCTGGATGAGTACCCTGCTGAGGAGTTCACTGAGGTCTACCTGGTCAAGTTCCAGAAACTCACCAGCGCCAG agcagCCAAACGACGCATGGATGAGAAGAGTTTCTATGGAGGCGTGCTGCATGTGTGCTACGTCCCAGAATATGAGACTGTGGAAGACACCAGGCTGAAGctgcaggacaggaggagaTATGTAATAAGGACTGTTCATAATAAAG caagagaaaaggaaaaggaacagAAGGAGGCAGTAAACGAGGAGCCAGCCTCATCAGACACAGCCACCACGTCACAGACGACCGCCACCAGACATCATAAAACTTCTCGCAGTGATGATACAGGGGAGACTTCAAACAACAGCCATTTTTGGAGCTTTCCTCTACTGCCATTACCTCCCCAGGAATATCATTACCACAGACATACAAATCAGCATGGTACTAGACCAACAGAGGATAAAATGGGGACATTACATAATGCCATCATTGACATAAATCAGCAGCCACTGCAGGGTTCAAGCTCCAGCCAAACCTCTtcccacaaagacagagacacagaacacagactCGCCTCAAATCAGCCTCCCGCAGTCAGATTTGTCCCACGGACCACGCACTTGGAGAGCAGGAAACGCAAGATGGCGGAGGCTGCCGAGCCCTCGCTGACTGATGTGCCCAGAAGCAATGAGCCACTCATTGGGCCAAAGCTACCGGAGCCAGCTCAACTAGACATGGAGGATGTGTCACTGAACACAACTGTGAGCCTGATCAGGAACACAATGAAACAG gTGGAATCTGTACCCAACATTAAACCAGTAGCGAAAAAGGTGAAACTACGTCGGCGGATATGA